The following DNA comes from Augochlora pura isolate Apur16 chromosome 6, APUR_v2.2.1, whole genome shotgun sequence.
GGCTGGATGTTTTCGGAAGGTTCAAATTGAAACAGACGGACGAGAATGGCGGTAATTCGTCTTTGGATTTCTTTAAAGAGAAATTCCTGAAAatgacagagaaaaagaagccGGATTACAAGGGTGAATTGCTTGCGCAAATTAAAAAGACCTCTTTcgacaattttatgaaacatcAAGAAGAGGGTAGGAAACCGATGAGAAGACCGTTATTGGAAAAACTGGAAGCTGGCAAAGCCGATGAAGTGTTTGGAACTAAAAAGCAGGATGCTAATAATTCGTCTTCAACGAATGCAACTAAAGTTGAAGTTAAAAAAGTACCTGAGGAGCCGGTGAAGAGAACACCTTTAAATGTACCTGAGGAGCCGGTGAAGAGAACACCTTTTGGTGACATTGTACCTACAAAAGTAAGTACACCGAATAAAAAGGATTCAAGCGAAGAAAACAAAAGGCTCAGCACAAATTCGAAGAAACGCTCTTTAAGTCCTGAAGCGAGGTCGTCGCAGGAAAACGTGACCAAGAAAAAACAGAACTGTTTGAAGTGCCAAGATGACGAGGACATATGTAAAAATTGCGGAAAATTACAACGACCTAAGCCGACTCCAACACCGGAAAGAGCGGCAAAAAAAAGATCTATCGAACCGCAAAAggcgaagaaattattctcaAAACTTCTGGAGGATGTTACATTTTCCCTTAGCGGATATGTTAATCCGCAGAGGGATGAAATTAGGAGGAAAGCCCTGCGAATGGGTGCACGGTATATTGCTGATCCTAATACCACGAACAAGAAATGTAGTCATTTGATATGCGCCTTTAAGAATACACCTAAACATCAGCAATTAAAGGGCCACTCGAAAATCGTATCACACGCTTTCATCGAAGATTGTTACGACAAGAAAACGAGGTAATAATTACGGAAATTTCTCTTACTCGTCCAAACTTATACTTTGATGTTTTTAGATTTCCTTGGAGGCGATATACTTGGGAtaacaaagagaaagataagCCAGAAAGCGACGAAGAAGTTTTGGGTAGCACATCGCCTCTAACAGTACCTAGTGCGTACGATGTAGAAACTGACTCTGATTCTAATCATTGAGCtcagaattttgtataaatgtatCCACATCGCATAGTTTAGtacgaatatataataaatttatatttctttataataaattcttaactatttaattatttcgatagaAATAACGCAGCCTGATAATATATTCCACGAATGTTATTAAAGAAGATGTTTCCTGCTAGCTTGCAGGAAACAGCACATTTGAATATTGCGAAGCGCTCGTTTGTTTTCCGATTTCACTTTCAAATTCGGACACAATGTTGCTAAATAAAAACCAATCATggcgtgaaaaaaaatattgaaaaaatttcgtGCAAATTTAACAAGACATAATTCACAATTAAACCacgacatttttcaaatatgcTACGTTACCATCGTACGATTGAATCCGATTCCGGAAACTGAATCACCGTTCAGATGTCGGCCGGTCAGCGGCGTGAGTAGTAAACTTTCAAACACGCCTGTCATCCACGGTGAAAATGGTTGATGTCAACTTTACGTTCGGCTTCGAAGTTTTTCAATCGTTATACGACAGCCAGATATCGAAAAAAGAGGATgtcttaattttattccttCACTGGTATCTGCTAAAAAATTCGTTCCGGTGTATCGGCCCCGGCGATTCTgtaagtaaagaaaaaaagtgtTGGTACGGTGTACCCCGCACAATACCGGTTTCGTAATTAACACGCAATAAACAGAcgcgattgaaaaataatatgacaatAATCCATTGatcgaatatattgcattaCCTAACCTATAAgtaatttgcatttattttcgtaCGGCAAATCGcgtaaataatacaacaaaatagtaattttatacagCACGCTAACGATCtcatattaattgaataaattgatgatACGCTAATcacacaattttattgttattctgAAGTGCTTGTTTCCTTTTTCAGAAAACATACAATGAAACTGAAAAAGGATCAGAATTGCTTCCACCAGAATGGAGCAAAGAATCTTATTACGCTTTACGTTACGTAAAGGATAAAAAGTTATACATACTGCATGGCATAAAATCTGATGAAGATTTACTTCTAAATTTACTGGTAATGTAAAAGAATACTATGCAGACACTATGCTGTTACGTAACAGATTCTAATcaagaaaaacataatttgtttattttacagaGAACCGCAGACCAAAAGGTATCGAATATTCAATTTGGAATTAATCAAACTGTAACAGAACTCCGTGGACCACTGGAAACAGTAATGCCTTCGTACCAAACTGTTATCCAAGTTATTCAAGTCGATCTTCTGGATCCAATAATTTCTGATACTGCTCCTAATACAACAATTAATACTTCTACTCAAACATCATCACCGTCATCGACAGAGACCAGAGAAAATCCTAGAGGGGTTCCATCAAGGCTAAGACAGGTGTTCCCACCACCCGATGGGTAATATTGAGTTAcatgaaatgaataaataacagtaCATCTTTGCAGAATTTGAACAATAACAATGATTGAATTGTGGACGACATAATTGGACACTTTCAAATCTTGAATAGTTATTTCGAAATGCGGCAACCAATTCTTCATAGTattcaaagagttaaaattaGTCGTCGCGTCTAGCAAGTATAATTGATCCTGTGAGAATATGCCTGGTATAATTGCTATCatcaaccccccccccccccctttcactttttgttatttatttttgcgcAATATGCttcaatacttttttaatttattccaatttattatCAGCTTTTATGTGACTGTTTTTAGCATTCCACCACGTGCAGGAAATATAGGTGAAAGAGATCTAAATCCCTTGGCACAGGAAGGCGGTGGTATGATCTTCGATATATTCCCTCCACGCGACGGTTTAGCGAACAGACGGACAGGCGGCTTAGGAGTTCCCGGAAGGTTACCAGCGTAAGTTAATTTTGTATGCTACTTTCTTCGAATTAggtattttctaattattaactgTTGCCGCATTTGCAGAGGCGCGGTTCCACCTTACGCTAGATTCGATCCCTTTGGACCACCGGACGTGAACCTACCAAGACCGCGTCCAGGCGGTCTAGGCGATCCAGATGCGGATCATTTACCGCCTCCAGGATACGATGAcatgtttatgtaaaaaagaaaacgaacaGTAAAATGTACaaggaaggagagagggagggagacaGATATTACTTGtaagaagttaaaaaataagaagtaATGTTGTGTATACAAAAAAATGGATTAGTTATGTAGAAATCTTTTTTATTCCGGCAACACATCAGATATATAAGTGGACGTTGCTTCTTCACAAAACGACTTccattattcttttatttcattactgacgttttacaatataacaaaattcattcaatttaatcaatatgCCATTAATACAGCGATAGGTAGGAAAttacattaacaaattaaatatataataatagtaatttgtGTTTAAATTGCTCTAACTcgttaaatttctttcttttcttttttttttttcttaatcaaTTTGATAGAAGACTGTGTTTcccttttatcattttttcgttttattttatttcattttttattacgtcGGCTCAAAATAGAGGATTCTTTGCTACCTAAATTGTTCTTGTTCGCAGTATTCATATGAGTTAATAGCTTGTTCTCTTTTAAACGTAAAGTACAAAACATCGTACGAAAACGATCACCGCGATTGCCATTATAAAAGAATGGCAATCAaacctaataatatttcatatatcgTGTTTGTAATGGATCTTATAtcttttctgttaaaaatcaaataaaatacgaatcGGTAATGTCGATTCAATTCTTCGAGTGAACAATTTCTCAGTGCCCTTCCCCCCCGATACAACGCGTAAATGTGTTCGGGCCGAAACGCATTTTTACACACAATTTCAAACGAGATCATCGACTAAAATTCAAAGATGCAGAGTCCGGATCGATCAGTCGCGCATGGACTTCAAATATCGTTTCACAGGCCTGTGTACGCTTTAGGCGCGACTGTTTCcaatttcctttaaaatttattttcgtttcgcaaaaaatatatcacagataaaaaatgttcactCGAACACAGTTACATCGGGCGTAGTAGCAATGCGCACACGTTCTTGAAGAAGCGAATCGATGCGCGCGAAAGTAAAACAAATAAGTTCCGAATTGAACGacaatggaaaaagaaaaacaaagatTCGTTGGTAACATTTTCCCCAAACCCCCCCTTCATGAATGCTACAAGTGTAAAGTAAAAATACCGATGATacttaactttttttttttttttaaaaaacgagtTATACGTTTAGAAAATAGAAGGGGAAAAAACACATTGTTGATATCAATGACAATCGTAATAGTAACATTATTTGAATTGAActaaagaaaaacaaaagaaagaatCGAACGgtaaaaagttattcgatTTCGGATCTAAGGCTcgataattttacttttttttacgAATGTCCCTCGTCCCATCCTCtggtaaaaaatattgcagtttttttttcgtttaaatattacaaaaaaggAGCTGTACCAGgtttcgaatttcatttcgagtCTGCGAATCACGGTGAATGTACGCTCGGTTTACTGTGTGACAAAAATTATGCATGAATAACACGTTTGACTAATCAAGTTCGTTCGTGGTGTTTCGTAGAAAAAGTGTCATTTGGAATATCCTTACATACTAATCATTCatggaaaacgaaagaaaacaaCACTCTTGTATAAAGTATCATCCTAAGCACGAGAAACGGTAAAACTCAATTCACGTGTTCACGGTAATATACATGCGGAAACGGTACATTCACGTCAAATCGGCAGACACATGAAATGATCCAAGTATtacaattcattattttaggagcgaattttcttctttttttttctctctctctctttctctctctcgcattcttattcttcttctaTCTTTTGAACACAGTTTAGTGTGGCGTACAGCATCACCGACAATTTTACCAAAATCGCTGGAAATAGAATCACGGGAGACGCTTCACACAAAACGCGTATGCAGCTtctaaaatttatcaaattaaaagtGGATGTTCAAAAGAATTTTGGTGAAATTGCCGTTAAGCTACGATAAAAGTGATATATAACTCTGGAGTGATAATTAGTTCATTTTGCTTTGCAATATTCGTTACTGAAGTTTAACGTAGATTCCAAGTCCAATAAGAGTTAAGAACAATACCCATCAATTCGGCATGCCACTGGAAATGCAACGCTGTTTCTCCCTCGTTTTACCTccgtgaataaataaagaaaaaaaaaggaaaaaaaagagaatctAGCCGTTCAGCGTttgtttcttcaaattatCGTGTGTATACCTTTATGaagtttttctttattttatatccaaattttatacaaatttcacGCTTCTCGTTTTACAATTCGTGACAAGtgtctgaaaaatatatgctGCACTTCAATACTAGTCGCTCATGCATCATATTCGGGTTAAACACTGATTTTACGTTACCCGTAAACAAACAAAGAACAATGTCCACAGAATATTTGCATTATCATGTGCACACCAGTTAATCGATCGGAttgaatacatttataaattaaagtgAATAGAGATTGTTGCATCACAATCACATTcccttgaataaaaataatatatcactaTTGTACAAATCACACTTTGTTGAGTGTTGTATGATACACATTCCttcaataaatatgatttatcatctcattatttgtaaaaaaaaaaaaaaaaaaagaaaaagggttGTGTACAGATCTTGTCTTTTATTTGTTctggtttaaaaattgttctcgtTAAGACACTTAAATATTTCCTGTATTCAACCGTTCTGGAAAAAAAACGTAAGTTTTCATTGCactaatttctctaaaaagCTACGTTTTGCAACAGCTGGATACAATAGTATCAAAGGAACCATTCTTACAAGAAATGATGAGAATCTAATgtgttttcgtttttttttctctcaatCCCTaacatattttgtataaataacgcATCAactaatattcataaaatgat
Coding sequences within:
- the Xrcc1 gene encoding DNA repair protein XRCC1, encoding MLIKLAKIIDCSSEHASYPASNLLQNRPNSSWRCAKPGEMLATVTFQFVESSCITGIEISNYRSCVVIVTASTNEEPDKWLPILNHQFLTNDEAVSRKFTDQLQVFTKRELNPETIKTKFDRVKVTCMQSANLKEIFGLTFILFRTEVVVDLGLDVFGRFKLKQTDENGGNSSLDFFKEKFLKMTEKKKPDYKGELLAQIKKTSFDNFMKHQEEGRKPMRRPLLEKLEAGKADEVFGTKKQDANNSSSTNATKVEVKKVPEEPVKRTPLNVPEEPVKRTPFGDIVPTKVSTPNKKDSSEENKRLSTNSKKRSLSPEARSSQENVTKKKQNCLKCQDDEDICKNCGKLQRPKPTPTPERAAKKRSIEPQKAKKLFSKLLEDVTFSLSGYVNPQRDEIRRKALRMGARYIADPNTTNKKCSHLICAFKNTPKHQQLKGHSKIVSHAFIEDCYDKKTRFPWRRYTWDNKEKDKPESDEEVLGSTSPLTVPSAYDVETDSDSNH
- the Pi31 gene encoding proteasome inhibitor 31 kDa — translated: MVDVNFTFGFEVFQSLYDSQISKKEDVLILFLHWYLLKNSFRCIGPGDSKTYNETEKGSELLPPEWSKESYYALRYVKDKKLYILHGIKSDEDLLLNLLRTADQKVSNIQFGINQTVTELRGPLETVMPSYQTVIQVIQVDLLDPIISDTAPNTTINTSTQTSSPSSTETRENPRGVPSRLRQVFPPPDGIPPRAGNIGERDLNPLAQEGGGMIFDIFPPRDGLANRRTGGLGVPGRLPAGAVPPYARFDPFGPPDVNLPRPRPGGLGDPDADHLPPPGYDDMFM